The genomic region GATACCGGTAGGCCGTGGCGCGACTAATGCCGAACGCCTTCGCAAGCTCGGGAACGGGCTCACCGGTCGCCGCCAACCTACGCAACTGCTTCTGGCGCTCCGCGGTCAGCTTCGCCGGCTTCGTGGCCGGCAGTTGACGGGCACGCCGAGACTCACGTGAGGCGGCTCGTCGCTCGCGGCCGAGTTCCAATTCGAGTTCAGCCAAGGTCGCCATGATGGCGGCCACCGCCCGACCGGTGGGCGTGCCGGTATCCACCCCTTCGCGTAAGGCGCGCACCAGAATTCGACGCTCACCCAGATCCGCAATGGTCCGGGTGACTTCAGCGACCGATCGGCCCAACCGATCGATGGCCGTGACCACCACCGTGTCACCTTCGCGCGCGTAGTGCAGCAGCGCCGCCAAGCCCGGCCTCCCCACGTTCACCGCACCGGACAGCTTGTCGGTGAACACATGGCCGGACTCGACGCCCTCAGCGGCCAGCGCCGCGAGCTGTACATCGAGGTCCTGACCCAGCGTGCTCACCCGCGCGTACCCAAGGATCGCCGTCACACCCTCACCGTCTCATCAACCTCCGACATCGAGGATCTGAGACACGCGGTGTGAGACGGGATATGAGACTGCGCCACCTGGAGTGATGCCAAGGGGGGAGTGGCCCCCTCATGCTGTCTCGTTTCTCTAGATGTGAGACGAGCGCGCACAACTCAGGTCTTCTGGTTGGCCGGGTTCGGGTCGGTAACGTTTACCGATATCGGATACCGTTACGGCTGTCGGTGGACCCACGCGGACGAAGAGGGCAATGATGAGGACTCAGTCACCGGGTGAGCAGCCGGGCCTGCAGCGTCGGCTGAGCGTTTCTGATGCGGTAGTGATCGGCCTGGGGTCGATGATCGGTGCTGGCATCTTCGCAGCGCTGGGGCCCGCCGCCGCGGCGGCGGGGTCGGGGCTGCTTGTGGGCTTGGCGGTGGCTGCGGTGGTGGCCTACTGCAACGCGACATCCTCGGCGCGGTTGGCTGCTCAATATCCGCAGTCGGGCGGTACGTATGTATACGGGCGCGAACGGTTGGGCGCGTTCTGGGGGTATCTGGCGGGCTGGTCGTTTGTGGTCGGTAAGACCGCCTCGTGTGCGGCGATGGCATTGACCGTCGGCGCCTACGTCTGGCCCGCGTACGCGAACGCGGTCGCGGCCGCCGCGGTGGTCGCGTTAACGGCGGTGAACTATCGCGGTGTGCAGAAGTCGGCGCTGCTGACCCGGGTGATCGTGGCCATTGTCCTAGCTGTGTTGGCGTTGGTGGTCGTCGTCAGCCTGTCCTCCGGGCAGGCGGACACCGGCCGTCTGGAGATCGGCACGGACATCACGGTGGGTGGGGTGTTGCAGGCGGGTGGGCTGTTGTTCTTCGCCTTCGCCGGCTACGCCCGAATCGCCACACTGGGCGAGGAGGTCCGCGACCCGGCTCGCACCATTCCTCGGGCGATCCCGCTGGCGCTGGGAATCACCCTGGTCGTCTACACCGTGGTGGCGGTCGCGGCGCTGGCGGTGCTGGGCGCTGATCGGCTGGGCTCCGCAAGTGCCCCCCTGGCCGATACGGTCCGCGCTGCCGGTGCGGGATGGCTGGTCCCTGTGGTTCAGATCGGTGCGGCGGTCGCCGCGTTGGGGTCGCTGCTGGCCCTGGTGCTGGGGGTGTCTCGCACGACTTTGGCGATGGCCCGCGATCGTCACCTGCCCAATGCCTTGGCAGCGGTGCACCCACGGTTTAAGACTCCGCACCGCGCCGAACTGGCGGTGGCTGCGGTGGTGATTGTCGTTGCCACCACCGCCGATGTGCGTGGCGCAATAGGCTTTTCGTCGTTCGGCGTGCTGCTGTACTACGCGATTGCCAACGCCTCAGCGTGGACGTTAACCCCCGCACAAGGCCGTCCACAGCGGATTGTGCCGGTGATTGGGGTGGCCGGGTGCGCAGTACTCGCATTCGCGCTGCCGCTTACGTCGGTTATAGCCGGGGTGGTGGTCATCGCCATCGGTGCTCTGCTCTACGGTTTGCGCCGCACCCGCGCCGGTCGTGCCGCAGCACGATGAATGGCACAGCAAGATCACTGCCGCAAAGCCGGGCTATTACTCGCCGAGAACCTCACGCGCTAACTCCGCCAACGCTTTTCGATCCTCGTCGAGTGCGTGCTGGCCGGCCTCGGTGGCGCGATACACCCGCCGGGTGCGGCCCTGTACAACGCGCTGCTCCGAGATCAACAGCCCGTCAGCTTCCAGCCGATGCAGCGTCGGATACAGGGTGCCGGGACTGATGTCGTAGCCGTGGCGCGCGAGCTCCTCGGTGAGCCAGGCTCCGTGGATCTCCTCCAGGGCGGCGTGATGCAGAATGTGCAGCCGCACGGCGCCGCGCTGAAACTCCCGCACCACCTCACGCCCTTCATCGCAGTGACGAACCCGATATCGGCATTCGATGTTACCGCTGCTCGGCAGCTCCGAGGGGTGACGGCGAGCGGCCGAGGAGGTCCCACCGACCGACGAGCACGTAGATCACGGTGGCAGCATCTGAGCGGCTTCGACCAGAGCTAGCCGGGCGTACTTCGTCGAGTCAGGCGACGACCCGACCCGACATCGGGTGGCGGTGTGGCGGGAGCTGCGGCGGGCCGGAGCGGTCCTGCTGGGCCAGGGCGTGTGGGTACCCGGCGCGCCGGTGTTCGCCGATCCGATCGCCCGCACCGTGGAGCTGGCCAAGCGCGGTAAGGGCGAGGTGACCGTGTTGACCGCCGCGGGACGCACCGAACCGGACGCCGGGTTTCGCAGACCTGTTTATCTGGGGGAGGTTACTGCTGGCGGGGGTTGGTTTGTTGGCGCACGTTGTGGCCACCAGCTTGCTTCGCGGAGGAGTGTGGCGATGGCGGGCACGGTGAGGGTGCGTACGAGGAAGGTGTCGAGCAGGAGTCCGAAGCCGATGATGAGGCCGGCTTGGATCATGATGGCCACGGAGCCGACCATGAGGCCGAACATGCTGGCGGCGAAGATGAGCCCGGCGGAGGTGATGACGGCGCCGGTTTTGGCGACGGTGCGCAGCACTCCGACGCGGATGCTGGGTCCGGATTCTTCGCGTAGTCGGGAGACGAGCAGCATGTTGTAGTCGGCGCCGACGGCGACGAGGATGATGAACGCCAATAGAGGTACGGGCCAAGCGATTTCGTGTCCGAGTATCCATTGGAAGATCAGGACGCCGAATCCGATGGAGGCGAGGTAGTTGAGCAGGACGGTGCCCAGTAGGTAGATCGGTGCCAGGAGTGCTCGTAGTAGCAGCACCAGGATGAGGCCGACGATGACGGTGGTGGCCAGGGCCAGTTGGGCGAAGTCTGCCCAGAGGAATCGTTGGATGTCGGAGTTGACGGCGGGGAAGCCGGCGACGGAGACGGTGGCCTCAGTTAGTGAGGTGTTGGGGCGTGCGGTATTGGCGGTGGTGGTGATCCGGTGGGCGAGGTCCATGGCCTCGGCGCTGTAGGGGTCGTAGCTGGTTTCGATCATGAACCGTGCTGTTTTGCCGTCTGGGGAGAGGAATTGTTTGGCGACGTCGGTGAATTGGCGGTTCTCGAAGGCGTTGGCGGGCAGGTAGAAACCGCTTGCCGAGTCGGAGTCCTGGGCGGCGCGTGCAGAGTTCTGGAGTTGGGTGGCGATCTGGCTCATGCCGGAGAGCATTTCGATGTTGCTGTCAGCCAGGGTGCGCACACCGGTGGCCAACGCTTGGGCACCGGAGGCGAGTTGGCCGATCCCGTCTTGGAGGCGGCGCAGGTTGCCAGCCAGGTCAGCGGGGTTCCCCAGCGCCCCGAAAGCCTTGTCCAATGAGGTGACGGCGTTTTGGACGGTGGTGAGGGTGCCGGCGACGGTGGCATTGCTGGCGGGGTTGTAGCGGTCGCCGAGGTCGGCGATCTGGGTGAAGAAGCCGTTGTTGCGCAGGGTGATCAGGATCTGTACTTGGTCGCGGATCTGGGCGCATTGGGGTGTGGTGGCACACCACGGCGAGGTGTTGAGGGCACCCACGAGCGGGTCCAAGGTGGTGATGGCGTGTTGTGCTTGGTCGGCCAGGGGACGTAGGCCGGGGCCGGATTGGATGGCCTGATCGACTGCAGGGGCCGTTGCTGAGAGTTGTCGCAGCAGTGGACGGAACTTGTTGACCTGCGTGCCGGCGGATTGGGCTTGCGTGAGGATGCCCGCCAGGGGGGTCAGGGCGGTGCGCACGGTGGTGTCGAGTTGGGCCAGTCCGCCGGCGAGTTGATCGGCGCCGTCGGTGAGTTTGGTGAGGTCGTCGCG from Mycolicibacterium cosmeticum harbors:
- a CDS encoding PadR family transcriptional regulator, with product MREFQRGAVRLHILHHAALEEIHGAWLTEELARHGYDISPGTLYPTLHRLEADGLLISEQRVVQGRTRRVYRATEAGQHALDEDRKALAELAREVLGE
- a CDS encoding recombinase family protein; translated protein: MTAILGYARVSTLGQDLDVQLAALAAEGVESGHVFTDKLSGAVNVGRPGLAALLHYAREGDTVVVTAIDRLGRSVAEVTRTIADLGERRILVRALREGVDTGTPTGRAVAAIMATLAELELELGRERRAASRESRRARQLPATKPAKLTAERQKQLRRLAATGEPVPELAKAFGISRATAYRYLSQLEV
- a CDS encoding APC family permease; this encodes MMRTQSPGEQPGLQRRLSVSDAVVIGLGSMIGAGIFAALGPAAAAAGSGLLVGLAVAAVVAYCNATSSARLAAQYPQSGGTYVYGRERLGAFWGYLAGWSFVVGKTASCAAMALTVGAYVWPAYANAVAAAAVVALTAVNYRGVQKSALLTRVIVAIVLAVLALVVVVSLSSGQADTGRLEIGTDITVGGVLQAGGLLFFAFAGYARIATLGEEVRDPARTIPRAIPLALGITLVVYTVVAVAALAVLGADRLGSASAPLADTVRAAGAGWLVPVVQIGAAVAALGSLLALVLGVSRTTLAMARDRHLPNALAAVHPRFKTPHRAELAVAAVVIVVATTADVRGAIGFSSFGVLLYYAIANASAWTLTPAQGRPQRIVPVIGVAGCAVLAFALPLTSVIAGVVVIAIGALLYGLRRTRAGRAAAR